From Nicotiana tabacum cultivar K326 chromosome 22, ASM71507v2, whole genome shotgun sequence, one genomic window encodes:
- the LOC107820331 gene encoding putative WRKY transcription factor 4 — protein MGEKFKASAVSELTIPPRAPNFEAFFGGGNMPYFSPGPMTLVSSFFSESEYPSFSQLLAGAMASPLAKPPTLFPENSTGEENCKEGNQKNLGYKQNQPMSLMLAQNSPLFMIPTGLTPSGLLNSPGFLSPLQSPFGMSHQQALAHVTAQAALSQSYLQTQAEYHFSSQGTSAQVLGIETSTEPSECSLQPQLDAVPSDQQTKKIELPLVSQSEDKPSFASVDRPACDGYNWRKYGQKMVKASECPRSYYKCTHLKCPVKKKVELSIDGHITEITYKGHHNHELPQPSKRRRDSCAQDGSDCSKAKPESEMLSGTEVNGLNGALPGRSGQVSTEMASGLLLSNECDKIEDTATAAEEGHDDEPNVKRMKTAVEAPNLASSHKAVSESKIVVQTRSEVDILDDGFKWRKYGQKVVKGNHHPRSYYRCTYPGCNVRKHVERASADPKAVITTYEGKHNHDIPIARNRSHSTAQDSTRQLNEQDVATWRPSLHENVAFHNNNEIPVCRQLKEEQIAA, from the exons ATGGGGGAAAAGTTCAAAGCTTCAGCAGTTTCAGAGCTAACAATCCCACCTCGAGCCCCTAATTTTGAAGCATTTTTTGGCGGTGGAAATATGCCCTATTTTAGCCCAGGTCCAATGACACTTGTCTCCAGCTTCTTCTCGGAATCCGAATACCCGTCTTTCTCCCAGCTTCTTGCTGGAGCTATGGCTTCTCCACTAGCAAAACCACCGACTCTTTTCCCTGAAAATTCAACCGGAGAAGAGAATTGTAAAGAGGGGAATCAGAAGAATTTAGGGTATAAGCAGAATCAACCCATGAGTTTAATGTTGGCTCAAAATTCTCCTTTGTTTATGATTCCCACTGGTCTTACTCCTTCTGGATTGCTTAATTCACCTGGGTTTCTTTCCCCTCTTCAG AGTCCTTTTGGAATGTCACACCAGCAGGCCCTAGCACACGTCACAGCGCAGGCAGCATTATCCCAGTCTTACTTACAAACCCAAGCTGAGTATCATTTCTCCTCGCAAGGGACATCAGCTCAAGTATTAGGAATTGAAACGTCGACCGAGCCATCAGAATGTTCTTTACAACCTCAATTAGATGCTGTGCCGTCAGACCAGCAGACCAAGAAAATTGAACTGCCACTGGTTTCTCAATCTGAGGACAAGCCATCTTTTGCTTCTGTCGATAGACCAGCTTGTGATGGTTACAACTGGAGGAAGTATGGACAGAAGATGGTTAAAGCAAGTGAATGTCCTCGGAGCTACTATAAATGCACACATCTCAAGTGTCCTGTCAAGAAGAAGGTCGAGCTATCCATTGATGGTCACATAACTGAGATCACATATAAAGGCCATCACAACCATGAACTTCCTCAACCAAGCAAACGCAGAAGAGATAGTTGTGCTCAGGATGGTTCAGATTGCTCCAAAGCTAAACCTGAAAGCGAAATGCTGAGTGGGACCGAAGTCAACGGCTTAAATGGTGCTCTCCCTGGTCGTTCTGGACAAGTGTCTACTGAAATGGCATCTGGACTTCTTCTCTCTAATGAATGTGATAAAATTGAGGACACTGCAACAGCAGCAGAAGAGGGACATGATGATGAACCAAATGTGAAGAGAAT GAAGACAGCTGTTGAGGCTCCTAATCTCGCTTCATCACATAAAGCAGTATCAGAATCCAAGATTGTTGTGCAGACAAGGAGTGAAGTAGACATTTTGGATGACGGGTTCAAGTGGCGAAAATATGGGCAGAAAGTGGTGAAGGGGAATCATCATCCGAG GAGTTATTATCGCTGCACATATCCTGGATGCAATGTCCGCAAACATGTCGAAAGGGCTTCAGCAGATCCAAAAGCTGTCATAACAACATATGAAGGCAAACACAATCACGATATTCCCATTGCTAGAAACAGAAGTCATAGCACAGCCCAAGATAGTACTCGCCAGTTGAACGAGCAAGACGTTGCAACTTGGAGGCCTTCACTTCATGAAAATGTTGCTTTTCATAACAACAATGAAATACCAGTGTGTAGGCAGCTGAAAGAGGAACAGATTGCAGCATAA